The Pseudomonas kermanshahensis genome includes a window with the following:
- the dnaG gene encoding DNA primase, with product MAGLIPQSFIDDLINRLDIVDVVSSRVQLKKTGKNYSACCPFHKEKTPSFTVSPDKQFYYCFGCGAGGNALGFVMDHDNLDFPQAVEELARAAGMEVPREEGRRAQKPRQPTDSPLYPLLEAATEFYRQALRNHPTRKAAVDYLKGRGLSGEIARDFGLGFAPPGWDNLLKHLGADTLQQKVMIDAGLLIENAETGKRYDRFRDRVMFPIRDSRGRVIAFGGRVLGDDKPKYLNSPETPVFHKGQELYGLYEARKHNRNLDEIIVVEGYMDVIALAQQGLRNAVATLGTATSEEHLKRLFRVVPSVLFCFDGDQAGRKAAWRALESTLSALQDGRRARFLFLPEGEDPDSLVRAEGTDAFMARINQHAQPLADYFFEQLSAEADPRSLEGKAHLATLAAPLIEKIPGANLRQLMRNRLKEITGLDPQQVEQLAQQPAASSSVPDYDPGYDYDAMASYTPDYGDMPQHDYAPAQQEQQWKPNKAGGKKPWSDKPWDKNRKGGKPWQQRDEAPPRTPAPVEPPTLAALRTLLHHPLLAGKVEDASHFADEEHLYSQLLVALIEAAQKNPGLSSMQLIARWHGTEQGRLLRALAEKEWLIVADNLEQQFFDTITSLSARQRERSLEHLLRKARQSELSSEEKSQLLALLSRNVPAQTPTSSGA from the coding sequence ATGGCCGGGCTGATTCCCCAGAGTTTCATTGACGACCTTATCAACCGCCTCGACATTGTCGACGTGGTGAGTTCGCGCGTCCAGCTGAAAAAAACCGGCAAAAACTACTCGGCCTGCTGCCCGTTCCACAAGGAAAAGACCCCGTCCTTCACGGTCAGCCCCGACAAGCAGTTCTATTACTGCTTCGGTTGCGGCGCCGGTGGCAACGCCCTCGGCTTCGTCATGGACCACGACAACCTGGACTTCCCCCAGGCCGTCGAGGAACTGGCCCGCGCCGCTGGCATGGAAGTGCCCCGCGAAGAAGGCCGTCGCGCACAAAAGCCGCGCCAGCCAACCGATTCACCGCTGTATCCGCTACTGGAAGCCGCTACCGAATTCTACCGCCAGGCACTGCGCAACCACCCCACCCGCAAAGCGGCGGTGGACTACCTCAAAGGCCGCGGCCTGTCTGGGGAGATTGCCCGGGACTTCGGCCTGGGCTTCGCGCCACCTGGCTGGGACAACCTGCTCAAGCACTTGGGCGCCGACACCCTGCAGCAAAAGGTCATGATCGATGCCGGCCTGCTGATCGAGAACGCCGAAACCGGCAAACGCTATGACCGCTTCCGCGACCGCGTGATGTTCCCGATCCGCGACAGCCGTGGCCGCGTGATCGCCTTCGGCGGCCGCGTACTGGGTGACGACAAACCCAAGTACCTCAACTCCCCGGAAACCCCGGTTTTTCATAAAGGCCAGGAACTCTACGGGCTTTACGAGGCGCGCAAGCACAACCGCAACCTCGACGAAATCATCGTCGTCGAAGGCTACATGGACGTCATCGCACTGGCCCAGCAGGGCCTGCGCAACGCCGTCGCCACCCTCGGTACCGCCACCAGCGAAGAGCACCTCAAGCGCCTGTTCCGCGTGGTGCCCAGCGTGCTGTTCTGTTTCGACGGCGACCAGGCCGGGCGCAAGGCGGCCTGGCGCGCGCTGGAGTCGACCCTGTCGGCCCTGCAGGACGGCCGCCGCGCACGCTTTCTGTTCCTGCCCGAAGGCGAAGACCCGGACAGCCTGGTGCGCGCCGAAGGCACCGATGCCTTCATGGCACGCATCAACCAGCATGCCCAACCCCTGGCAGATTACTTTTTCGAGCAACTGAGCGCCGAAGCTGACCCGCGCTCGCTAGAAGGCAAGGCGCATTTGGCGACCCTGGCTGCACCGTTGATCGAAAAAATCCCTGGCGCCAACTTGCGTCAGTTGATGCGTAACCGCCTGAAGGAAATCACCGGCCTCGACCCTCAGCAAGTCGAGCAACTGGCCCAACAACCGGCAGCCAGTAGCAGCGTCCCGGACTACGATCCGGGCTATGACTACGATGCCATGGCCAGCTACACGCCTGACTACGGCGACATGCCGCAGCACGACTACGCGCCGGCGCAGCAAGAGCAACAATGGAAGCCGAACAAGGCGGGCGGCAAGAAGCCGTGGAGCGACAAGCCTTGGGACAAAAACCGCAAAGGCGGCAAGCCCTGGCAGCAACGCGACGAGGCCCCACCGCGCACCCCGGCACCCGTGGAGCCCCCGACCCTGGCGGCCTTGCGCACGTTGCTGCACCACCCATTACTGGCCGGCAAGGTGGAAGATGCCAGCCACTTCGCCGACGAAGAGCACCTGTACAGCCAGTTGCTGGTGGCATTGATCGAAGCCGCTCAGAAGAATCCTGGGCTAAGCTCAATGCAGTTGATCGCACGCTGGCACGGCACTGAACAGGGCCGTTTGCTGCGGGCGCTGGCCGAGAAGGAATGGCTGATCGTAGCCGACAACCTTGAACAACAGTTTTTCGACACTATAACTAGCTTGTCCGCCCGCCAACGCGAGCGCAGCCTGGAACATCTGCTCAGGAAAGCACGTCAAAGCGAGTTGAGCAGTGAGGAAAAATCGCAGCTTCTCGCCCTGCTTAGCAGGAATGTTCCCGCACAAACGCCGACCTCATCTGGCGCGTGA
- the tsaD gene encoding tRNA (adenosine(37)-N6)-threonylcarbamoyltransferase complex transferase subunit TsaD, producing MLVLGLETSCDETGVALYDSERGLLADALFSQIDLHRVFGGVVPELASRDHVKRMLPLIRQVLDEAGCVATEIDAIAYTAGPGLVGALLVGASCAQALAFAWDIPAIGVHHMEGHLLAPMLEENPPEFPFVALLVSGGHTQLVRVDGIGQYELLGESLDDAAGEAFDKTAKLIGLNYPGGPEIARLAEQGVPGRFVFPRPMTDRPGLEFSFSGLKTFALNTWQQCRDAGDDGEQTRCDVSLAFQQAVVETLTIKCKRALKQTGLKRLVIAGGVSANKALRASLEEMLAGMKGNVYYARPQFCTDNGAMIAYAGCQRLLAGQQQDLAISVQARWPMEQLPPV from the coding sequence ATGCTAGTACTGGGATTGGAAACATCCTGCGACGAAACTGGCGTCGCATTATATGACAGCGAACGCGGTTTGTTGGCCGACGCGCTGTTCAGCCAGATCGACCTGCACCGCGTGTTCGGCGGTGTGGTACCGGAGCTTGCCTCACGCGATCACGTCAAGCGCATGCTGCCGTTGATTCGCCAGGTATTGGACGAGGCTGGCTGCGTGGCCACCGAGATCGATGCCATCGCCTACACCGCGGGTCCTGGGCTGGTCGGCGCACTGCTGGTCGGCGCGTCCTGCGCCCAGGCCCTGGCGTTTGCCTGGGACATCCCGGCCATTGGCGTGCACCACATGGAAGGCCATCTTCTGGCGCCCATGCTGGAAGAAAACCCGCCCGAGTTTCCGTTCGTCGCTTTGTTGGTGTCGGGTGGCCATACCCAGTTGGTCAGGGTCGATGGCATCGGCCAGTACGAGCTGTTGGGCGAAAGCCTGGACGACGCAGCCGGTGAGGCGTTCGACAAGACCGCCAAGCTGATCGGCCTGAACTACCCCGGCGGCCCGGAAATCGCCCGGCTGGCCGAGCAGGGCGTGCCAGGGCGGTTTGTTTTCCCACGGCCGATGACCGATCGCCCGGGGCTGGAATTCAGCTTCAGTGGCCTCAAGACCTTCGCCCTGAATACCTGGCAGCAGTGCCGTGATGCTGGCGACGACGGTGAGCAAACCCGTTGCGACGTGTCGCTGGCATTCCAGCAGGCGGTGGTGGAGACTTTGACCATCAAGTGCAAGCGGGCCCTGAAGCAGACGGGCCTGAAGCGGCTGGTGATTGCCGGTGGTGTCAGCGCCAACAAGGCCTTGCGTGCCTCCCTCGAGGAAATGCTGGCTGGCATGAAGGGCAACGTGTACTACGCCCGCCCGCAGTTCTGCACCGACAACGGCGCGATGATCGCCTATGCCGGCTGCCAGCGCCTGTTGGCCGGGCAGCAGCAGGACCTGGCGATCAGCGTGCAGGCGCGCTGGCCGATGGAGCAGTTGCCGCCGGTCTGA
- the rpsU gene encoding 30S ribosomal protein S21: MPAVKVKENEPFDVALRRFKRSCEKAGVLAEVRSREFYEKPTAERKRKAAAAVKRHAKKVQREQRRAVRLY, encoded by the coding sequence ATGCCAGCCGTCAAAGTTAAAGAGAACGAACCCTTCGACGTAGCTCTGCGTCGTTTCAAGCGCTCCTGCGAAAAAGCCGGTGTACTGGCTGAAGTTCGTAGCCGCGAGTTTTACGAGAAGCCGACCGCCGAGCGTAAGCGTAAAGCAGCTGCTGCTGTTAAGCGCCACGCCAAGAAAGTTCAGCGCGAACAGCGCCGCGCCGTTCGTCTGTACTAA
- the folK gene encoding 2-amino-4-hydroxy-6-hydroxymethyldihydropteridine diphosphokinase gives MSLNTVYLGLGSNIDRHAHLCAGLDALAGILTDMRCSPAFESQAVGIKSGPFINFVVTGKTDLPLMELDRRLKFIEADNGRYAPERKGLPLDIDVLLYDDLHGTFDGLVLPRAEILKNAFVLWPLSLLAPELVHPGVGKPMAQVWQEARIDQVLAPVAFEWRGLQLTPA, from the coding sequence ATGTCTCTGAACACGGTTTACCTGGGCTTGGGCAGTAATATCGACCGGCATGCGCACTTGTGTGCCGGGCTCGATGCCTTGGCGGGCATTCTTACCGACATGCGCTGTTCGCCAGCGTTCGAAAGCCAGGCGGTCGGGATCAAGAGTGGGCCGTTCATCAACTTCGTGGTGACCGGCAAGACCGATTTGCCGTTGATGGAGCTGGACCGCCGCCTCAAGTTCATCGAGGCCGACAACGGCCGTTACGCGCCAGAGCGTAAAGGGCTGCCGCTGGATATCGACGTGCTGCTGTATGACGATCTGCACGGCACGTTCGATGGCTTGGTACTACCGCGGGCCGAGATTTTGAAAAACGCGTTTGTGCTGTGGCCATTGTCGCTGCTGGCGCCAGAGCTGGTGCACCCGGGGGTGGGCAAGCCGATGGCGCAGGTGTGGCAGGAGGCGCGGATCGATCAGGTGCTGGCGCCGGTTGCCTTTGAGTGGCGCGGGTTGCAATTGACGCCTGCCTGA
- the rpoD gene encoding RNA polymerase sigma factor RpoD gives MSGKAQQQSRIKELITRGREQGYLTYAEVNDHLPEDISDPEQVEDIIRMINDMGINVFESAPDADALLLAEADTDEAAAEEAAAALAAVETDIGRTTDPVRMYMREMGTVELLTREGEIEIAKRIEEGIREVMGAIAHFPGTVDYILSEYDRVTTEGGRLSDVLSGYIDPDDNIAAPTEEVPVPGAKVAAAKEETDDEEESEESDDEEEAESGPDPVVAAQRFGAVSDQLAVTLKVLKKHGRSHAESIGAMQALADLFMPIKLVPKQFEVLVERVRDALSRLRQQERAIMQLCVRDARMPRADFLRMFPSNETDQTWSGDLAKRNTKWAAALGEKDAAIVACQQKLIDLETETGLTVAEIKEINRRMSIGEAKARRAKKEMVEANLRLVISIAKKYTNRGLQFLDLIQEGNIGLMKAVDKFEYRRGYKFSTYATWWIRQAITRSIADQARTIRIPVHMIETINKLNRISRQMLQEMGREPTPEELGERMEMPEDKIRKVLKIAKEPISMETPIGDDEDSHLGDFIEDSTMQSPIDVATVESLKEATRDVLSGLTAREAKVLRMRFGIDMNTDHTLEEVGKQFDVTRERIRQIEAKALRKLRHPTRSEHLRSFLDE, from the coding sequence ATGTCCGGAAAAGCGCAACAGCAGTCTCGTATCAAAGAGTTGATCACCCGCGGTCGTGAGCAGGGCTACCTGACTTACGCGGAGGTCAACGACCACCTGCCTGAGGATATTTCAGATCCTGAACAGGTGGAAGACATCATCCGCATGATCAACGACATGGGGATCAACGTATTCGAGAGTGCTCCGGATGCGGATGCCCTTCTGTTGGCGGAAGCCGACACCGACGAAGCCGCGGCCGAAGAAGCCGCTGCTGCGTTGGCGGCAGTTGAAACCGATATCGGCCGCACGACCGACCCAGTGCGCATGTACATGCGTGAAATGGGTACTGTCGAGCTGCTGACCCGCGAAGGCGAGATCGAAATCGCCAAGCGTATCGAGGAAGGCATCCGTGAAGTCATGGGCGCCATCGCTCACTTCCCGGGTACTGTCGACTACATTCTCAGCGAATACGACCGCGTCACCACCGAAGGTGGCCGTTTGTCCGATGTGCTCAGCGGTTATATCGACCCTGATGACAACATCGCTGCCCCGACCGAAGAAGTGCCTGTTCCAGGTGCCAAGGTTGCGGCTGCCAAGGAAGAAACGGACGACGAAGAAGAAAGCGAAGAGAGCGACGATGAGGAAGAGGCCGAAAGTGGCCCGGACCCAGTCGTTGCCGCTCAGCGTTTCGGTGCGGTTTCCGATCAGCTTGCCGTCACCCTCAAGGTGCTGAAAAAGCATGGCCGTAGCCATGCCGAGAGCATCGGCGCCATGCAGGCGCTGGCCGATCTGTTCATGCCGATCAAGCTGGTACCCAAGCAGTTCGAGGTACTGGTCGAGCGCGTGCGTGATGCACTGAGCCGCCTGCGTCAGCAAGAACGCGCCATCATGCAACTGTGCGTCCGTGACGCTCGCATGCCGCGTGCCGACTTCCTGCGCATGTTCCCAAGCAACGAAACCGACCAGACCTGGAGCGGTGACCTGGCCAAGCGTAACACCAAGTGGGCTGCTGCCCTGGGTGAAAAAGACGCTGCCATCGTCGCCTGCCAACAGAAGCTGATCGACCTTGAGACCGAGACTGGCCTGACCGTCGCCGAGATCAAGGAAATCAACCGTCGCATGTCGATCGGTGAAGCCAAGGCCCGCCGCGCCAAGAAAGAAATGGTCGAGGCGAACCTGCGTCTGGTGATCTCCATCGCCAAGAAGTACACCAACCGTGGCCTGCAGTTCCTCGATCTGATCCAGGAAGGCAACATCGGCTTGATGAAAGCGGTGGACAAGTTCGAATACCGTCGCGGCTACAAGTTCTCGACCTATGCCACCTGGTGGATTCGCCAGGCGATCACCCGTTCGATCGCCGACCAGGCCCGCACCATCCGTATTCCGGTGCACATGATCGAGACGATCAACAAGCTCAACCGTATTTCCCGCCAGATGCTGCAGGAAATGGGCCGTGAACCGACCCCGGAAGAGCTGGGCGAGCGCATGGAAATGCCTGAGGACAAGATCCGCAAGGTACTGAAGATCGCCAAAGAGCCGATCTCCATGGAAACCCCAATTGGTGACGACGAAGATTCGCACCTGGGCGACTTCATCGAGGACTCGACCATGCAGTCCCCGATCGACGTGGCCACGGTCGAAAGCCTCAAGGAAGCCACCCGTGACGTGCTCTCGGGCCTGACCGCCCGCGAAGCCAAAGTGCTGCGTATGCGCTTCGGCATCGACATGAACACCGACCACACCCTCGAAGAGGTAGGTAAGCAGTTTGACGTGACCCGTGAACGGATCCGTCAGATCGAAGCGAAGGCGTTGCGCAAATTGCGCCACCCGACGCGCAGCGAGCATCTGCGTTCCTTCCTCGACGAGTGA
- the plsY gene encoding glycerol-3-phosphate 1-O-acyltransferase PlsY, whose amino-acid sequence MFWLLALLAYLLGSLSFAIVLSRLFGSPDPRASGSGNAGATNMLRLAGRKLAILTLLGDLCKGLLPVLLARAAGLDLQEQAWVGVCAVLGHLFPLYFRFQGGKGVATAAGMLMGLYFPAALLAIAAWLLTFYLTRTSSLAALIATPLTLPLLAWREPEALLPISVLTLMIVWGHRNNLRDLFAGRERHF is encoded by the coding sequence ATGTTTTGGTTATTGGCGCTGCTCGCCTACCTGCTCGGCTCGCTGTCCTTCGCCATTGTCCTGAGCCGCCTCTTCGGCAGCCCGGACCCCCGTGCCAGCGGTTCAGGCAATGCCGGGGCCACCAACATGCTTCGCCTGGCAGGCCGCAAGCTGGCGATCCTGACCCTGCTTGGCGACCTGTGCAAGGGCTTGTTGCCCGTATTGCTTGCCCGCGCTGCCGGCCTCGACCTGCAGGAGCAGGCCTGGGTTGGCGTGTGCGCGGTGCTGGGTCACCTGTTCCCGCTGTACTTTCGCTTCCAGGGCGGCAAGGGCGTGGCAACCGCGGCCGGCATGCTCATGGGCCTATACTTCCCGGCGGCATTGCTGGCCATCGCGGCCTGGTTGCTGACCTTCTACCTCACACGTACCAGCTCGCTGGCGGCGCTTATCGCCACACCGCTGACCTTGCCCCTGCTCGCCTGGCGCGAACCCGAGGCATTGCTGCCGATCAGCGTGCTCACGCTGATGATCGTCTGGGGCCACCGTAACAACCTACGCGACCTGTTCGCCGGGCGTGAACGCCACTTCTGA
- the folB gene encoding dihydroneopterin aldolase → MDRVFIEGLEVDTVIGAYDWERDIRQCLRLDLIFAWDNRPAAAGDDLSLALDYASVSARIQAFSEQARFELVETFAERLVAVLMEEFQIPWVRLKLTKPGAVPAARGGVGVEIERGCL, encoded by the coding sequence TTGGACAGAGTGTTCATCGAAGGCCTGGAAGTCGATACCGTCATCGGTGCCTATGACTGGGAGCGGGATATTCGCCAGTGCTTGCGCCTGGACCTGATTTTTGCCTGGGACAACCGCCCGGCGGCGGCCGGCGACGATCTCAGCCTGGCGCTGGACTACGCCAGTGTTTCGGCGCGTATCCAGGCATTTTCCGAACAGGCACGCTTCGAGTTGGTAGAAACCTTCGCCGAGCGCCTGGTCGCGGTGCTGATGGAAGAATTCCAGATTCCGTGGGTGCGGTTGAAGCTGACCAAGCCAGGCGCGGTTCCGGCTGCCCGTGGCGGTGTTGGCGTGGAGATCGAGCGCGGATGTCTCTGA
- a CDS encoding bifunctional diguanylate cyclase/phosphodiesterase, whose product MPLMPAILLLLLILWTTTAGALTLTDEEKAWLAAHPQLSLGVDASWPPFEFRDQEGRYQGLAADYIDTIQERLGVTLKPVEPKSWTEVLAQARNNQLDLLPGIMSTPERQGYLAFTRPYLDFPIVILAHKGGAQPRSLKDLYGLKIAVVENYAPHELLRTHHPDLNLVAMPNVSSTLQALATDEVDAVVGDLASSIWSLRQLKLDGLYVSGETPYRYQLAMAAPRDNKVLVGILDKVMADMSSAEINRIQQRWVGNVVDQRLFWSDMLVYGLPAVLLLVAVLAVVIRINRRLSSEISRRIALEQELRSSEYHYRGLVESLSAIAWEADANDFTYNYVSPHAEDLLGYPLHDWLKPGFWRSILHPEDALWAQAYCDSETAAGRDHSLDYRVIRADGQPLWIRNIVSMIEHGHRPVMRGLMIDISETKRTEDALRLSEQKFASVFQQCPDILLIARHSDGCLLEVNEAFEEQIGLTPGQVIGRTATELNLWAVAGTGPRLLERLHQGGIRNLEMSFRRSNGQLFTGLTSAETFELDGTPALVVAVRDISQLKETQEQLQTSEEKFAKAFHASPDGLLLSRQSDGLLIEVNEGFCRLTGYDLNPTIDQTSLDLGIWVDLNERKRLVDQLKRDGFVRDFSCHIRRSDGQIRLCELSARPLPIGGVDCMLTIARDITERHLMQEKLQLAATVFENTAEGVMITDIDQRISAVNRAFSEITGYGEIEALGQTPRLLASGQHDSAFYAAMWHQLTDEGHWQGEIYNKRKNGELYPSWLTISAVRNSEYEITHFVAVFADISSLKHAQAKLDYQAHHDPLTGLPNRALFENRLQAVLTCAQVSNRQGAVLFLDLDRFKHINDSLGHPVGDLLLKGIAQRLKEQVRDVDTVARLGGDEFIILLPGLHRPSDANSIAGKLLACFSAPFQAGEHEFFTSASIGISLYPQDGSDVSTLIRNADAAMYRSKAKGRNRVEAYTRDLTAQASERIALEHELRRAVERNEMSLCFQPKLSLKTQSLVGAEALIRWSHPTFGEVPPEHFIHLAEENGTILQLGDWVLEKACQQMHIWKMHYEDFGPLSINLAGAQLRHPHLARRIEQLLKTYQLKAGDLQLEITENFIMSQAEEALAVLHQLKKLGVQLAIDDFGTGYSSLSYLKRLPLDILKIDKSFIRGLPDDPHDAAIARAIIALGRSMQFTIIAEGVENQAQQRFLAAEGCEQIQGYIVSLPLPPEEFAATFLRIALSDLSDGTLSKPSL is encoded by the coding sequence ATGCCCCTGATGCCGGCCATTCTGTTGCTGCTCCTTATCCTGTGGACCACAACGGCCGGCGCCCTGACCCTGACAGACGAGGAAAAAGCCTGGCTGGCTGCCCACCCGCAGTTAAGCCTGGGCGTAGACGCCTCTTGGCCACCGTTCGAGTTTCGCGACCAGGAGGGCCGGTACCAGGGATTGGCCGCCGACTACATCGACACGATCCAGGAACGCCTAGGCGTGACGCTAAAACCGGTCGAGCCCAAGAGCTGGACCGAGGTATTGGCGCAGGCGCGTAATAACCAGCTCGACCTGCTACCCGGCATCATGTCGACTCCCGAGCGCCAGGGTTACCTGGCCTTTACGCGCCCCTACCTCGACTTCCCGATTGTTATCCTGGCCCACAAAGGCGGCGCGCAACCCCGCTCATTGAAGGACCTGTACGGCCTGAAGATCGCCGTGGTCGAAAACTACGCCCCGCACGAACTGCTGCGCACCCACCACCCCGACCTGAACCTGGTGGCCATGCCCAACGTCAGTTCGACCCTGCAGGCACTGGCCACAGACGAAGTCGACGCCGTGGTCGGCGACCTCGCCTCGAGTATCTGGAGTCTTCGCCAGCTCAAGCTCGACGGCCTCTATGTCAGTGGCGAAACGCCCTACCGCTACCAACTGGCCATGGCCGCACCACGGGACAACAAAGTCCTGGTGGGCATTCTCGACAAAGTCATGGCCGACATGAGCAGCGCCGAGATCAACCGTATTCAACAGCGCTGGGTCGGTAACGTGGTGGACCAGCGCCTGTTCTGGTCCGACATGCTGGTGTATGGCCTGCCTGCGGTGCTGTTGCTGGTGGCGGTTCTTGCCGTGGTGATCCGCATCAACCGCAGGCTTAGCTCGGAAATTTCCCGCCGCATCGCCCTCGAACAAGAGCTGCGAAGCAGCGAGTATCACTACCGCGGTCTGGTCGAGAGCCTGTCGGCCATCGCCTGGGAAGCCGACGCCAACGATTTCACCTACAACTATGTCTCGCCCCATGCCGAGGACCTGCTCGGCTACCCGTTGCATGACTGGCTCAAGCCCGGCTTCTGGCGCAGCATCCTGCACCCGGAGGACGCGCTCTGGGCCCAGGCTTATTGCGACAGTGAAACCGCAGCCGGCCGCGATCACAGCCTCGACTACCGGGTCATCCGCGCCGATGGCCAGCCCCTATGGATTCGCAACATCGTCAGCATGATCGAGCATGGCCACCGGCCGGTAATGCGCGGGCTGATGATCGACATCAGCGAGACCAAACGCACCGAAGACGCCCTGCGCCTGTCGGAGCAGAAGTTCGCCTCGGTGTTCCAGCAGTGCCCGGACATCCTGCTGATCGCCCGCCACAGCGACGGCTGCCTGCTGGAGGTCAACGAAGCCTTCGAAGAGCAGATCGGCCTCACCCCAGGTCAAGTGATCGGCCGCACCGCCACCGAGCTGAACCTGTGGGCCGTCGCCGGCACCGGGCCGCGGCTGCTCGAACGCCTGCACCAAGGCGGCATCCGCAACCTGGAAATGAGCTTCCGCCGCAGCAATGGCCAGTTGTTCACAGGCCTGACCTCGGCAGAAACATTCGAGCTCGATGGCACGCCGGCGCTGGTCGTGGCCGTGCGCGACATCAGCCAGCTCAAAGAAACCCAGGAGCAACTGCAAACTTCGGAAGAGAAGTTCGCCAAGGCATTCCACGCATCGCCCGACGGCCTGCTGCTGTCGCGCCAGAGCGACGGGCTGCTGATTGAAGTCAACGAAGGCTTCTGCCGCCTCACCGGCTACGACCTGAACCCGACCATCGACCAGACCTCCCTTGACCTGGGCATCTGGGTGGACCTCAACGAGCGCAAGCGGCTGGTCGACCAGCTCAAGCGTGATGGCTTCGTACGTGACTTCAGCTGCCACATCCGCCGCAGCGACGGGCAGATCCGCCTGTGCGAATTGTCCGCCCGGCCCCTGCCGATTGGCGGTGTCGACTGCATGCTGACCATTGCCCGCGACATCACCGAGCGCCACCTCATGCAGGAAAAACTGCAGCTGGCCGCCACCGTGTTCGAAAACACCGCCGAGGGCGTTATGATCACCGACATCGACCAGCGCATCAGCGCGGTCAACCGCGCCTTCAGCGAAATTACCGGCTACGGCGAGATCGAGGCGCTCGGCCAAACCCCGCGCCTGCTTGCCTCCGGCCAGCACGACAGCGCCTTCTATGCCGCCATGTGGCATCAGCTGACCGACGAGGGGCACTGGCAGGGCGAGATCTACAACAAACGCAAGAATGGCGAGCTGTACCCCAGTTGGCTGACCATCAGCGCGGTGCGCAACAGCGAGTACGAGATAACCCATTTCGTCGCCGTGTTCGCCGACATTTCCAGCCTCAAGCACGCCCAGGCCAAGCTGGATTACCAGGCTCACCACGACCCGCTCACCGGCCTGCCCAACCGCGCCCTGTTCGAGAACCGCCTGCAGGCCGTGCTCACCTGTGCCCAAGTCTCGAACCGCCAGGGTGCGGTGTTGTTCCTCGACCTCGACCGCTTCAAGCACATCAACGACAGCCTCGGCCATCCGGTCGGCGACCTGTTGCTCAAAGGCATCGCCCAACGCCTGAAAGAACAGGTGCGCGACGTCGACACCGTGGCGCGCCTGGGCGGTGACGAGTTCATCATTCTGTTGCCCGGCCTGCACAGGCCCAGCGACGCCAACAGCATCGCCGGCAAACTGCTGGCTTGCTTCAGCGCGCCCTTCCAGGCCGGCGAGCACGAGTTTTTCACCAGCGCCAGCATCGGTATCAGCCTTTACCCACAGGACGGCAGCGACGTCTCCACGCTGATCCGCAATGCCGACGCCGCCATGTACCGCTCCAAAGCCAAAGGCCGCAACCGCGTAGAAGCCTACACCCGCGACCTCACCGCCCAGGCCAGCGAGCGCATCGCCCTCGAACATGAGCTGCGCCGCGCCGTCGAACGCAACGAAATGAGCCTGTGCTTCCAGCCCAAGCTCAGCCTCAAGACCCAGAGCCTGGTCGGCGCCGAAGCGCTAATCCGCTGGAGCCACCCGACCTTTGGCGAAGTGCCGCCAGAGCACTTCATTCACCTGGCGGAAGAGAACGGCACCATTCTGCAGCTCGGTGACTGGGTGCTTGAAAAGGCGTGCCAGCAGATGCACATCTGGAAGATGCACTACGAAGACTTTGGCCCACTGTCGATCAACCTGGCCGGCGCCCAACTGCGCCACCCCCACCTGGCACGGCGCATCGAACAGTTGTTAAAGACCTACCAGCTCAAGGCCGGCGACCTGCAGTTGGAGATCACCGAGAACTTCATCATGAGCCAGGCAGAAGAAGCCCTGGCCGTGCTGCACCAGTTGAAAAAACTGGGCGTGCAGCTGGCCATCGACGACTTCGGCACGGGTTATTCGTCCCTCAGCTACCTTAAACGCCTGCCGTTGGACATCCTCAAGATCGACAAGTCGTTCATCCGCGGCCTACCTGACGACCCCCACGACGCCGCTATCGCCAGGGCGATCATTGCCCTGGGCCGCAGCATGCAGTTCACGATCATTGCCGAAGGTGTGGAGAACCAGGCCCAGCAGCGCTTCCTGGCAGCCGAGGGCTGTGAACAGATCCAAGGCTACATCGTCAGCCTGCCCTTACCCCCGGAGGAGTTCGCCGCGACGTTTCTTCGTATAGCACTATCCGATCTTTCGGATGGCACCCTTTCAAAACCCTCGTTATAA